A single region of the Lycium barbarum isolate Lr01 chromosome 2, ASM1917538v2, whole genome shotgun sequence genome encodes:
- the LOC132626706 gene encoding glucan endo-1,3-beta-glucosidase, basic has protein sequence MATSSCKHTTTQMAAIMLLGLLFASSIDIAGAQSIGVCYGMMGNNLPNHQEVIQLYKSRNIGRLRLYDPNHGALQALKGSNIEVILGLPNSDVKHIASGIEHAKWWVQKNVKDFWPDVKIKYIAVGNEISPVTGTSYLTSFLIPAMVNIYRAVGEAGLGNNVKVSTSVDMTLIGNSYPPSQGSFRNDARWFTDPIVGFLRDTRAPLLVNIYPYFSYSGNPGQISLPYALFTAPNVVVQDGSRQYRNLFDAMLDSVYAAMDRSGGGSVGIVVSESGWPSAGAFGATTDNAATYLRNLIQHAKEGSPRKPGPIETYIFAMFDENNKNPELEKHFGLFSPNKQPKYNLNFGVSDRVWDISAETNTTASLISEM, from the exons ATGGCTACTAGCTCATGTAAACATACTACTACTCAAATGGCTGCTATCATGCTTCTCGGATTACTTTTTGCCAGCAGCATTGACATAGCAG GGGCTCAATCGATAGGTGTTTGCTATGGAATGATGGGGAACAACTTGCCAAATCATCAGGAAGTTATACAGCTCTACAAGTCAAGAAACATAGGAAGACTGAGGCTTTATGATCCAAATCATGGAGCTTTACAAGCCTTAAAAGGATCCAACATTGAAGTTATCCTAGGACTTCCCAATTCAGATGTCAAACACATTGCTTCCGGCATAGAACATGCAAAATGGTGGGTACAAAAGAACGTTAAAGATTTCTGGCCAGATGTTAAAATTAAGTACATTGCTGTTGGGAATGAAATCAGCCCCGTCACAGGCACATCATACCTTACCTCATTTCTTATTCCTGCTATGGTAAACATTTATAGAGCAGTTGGGGAAGCTGGTCTGGGAAACAACGTCAAAGTCTCAACATCAGTAGACATGACCTTGATAGGCAACTCTTATCCACCATCACAGGGTTCGTTTAGGAACGATGCTAGGTGGTTTACTGATCCAATTGTTGGATTCTTAAGGGACACGCGCGCTCCTTTGCTCGTTAACATTTACCCTTATTTTAGCTATTCTGGTAATCCAGGACAGATTTCTCTTCCCTATGCTCTTTTTACAGCACCTAATGTGGTTGTACAAGATGGTTCACGCCAATATAGAAACTTATTTGATGCTATGTTGGATTCCGTGTATGCTGCAATGGATCGATCAGGAGGGGGTTCTGTAGGAATTGTTGTGTCAGAGAGTGGATGGCCATCTGCTGGTGCATTTGGAGCCACAACAGACAATGCAGCAACTTACTTGAGGAACTTAATTCAGCATGCAAAAGAGGGTAGTCCAAGAAAGCCTGGACCCATTGAGACTTACATATTTGCCATGTTTGATGAGAATAACAAGAATCCAGAGTTGGAGAAACATTTTGGATTGTTTTCCCCCAACAAGCAGCCAAAATATAACCTCAACTTTGGAGTTTCTGATAGAGTTTGGGACATTTCTGCTGAAACTAATACTACTGCTTCTCTCATAAGTGAGATGTGA